One Trichomycterus rosablanca isolate fTriRos1 chromosome 23, fTriRos1.hap1, whole genome shotgun sequence genomic window carries:
- the erfl1 gene encoding ETS domain-containing transcription factor ERF-like: protein MDCNCVSDLLLTPPVPALWTPGFAFPDWAYKPESSPGSRQIQLWHFILELLQKEEYQGVIAWQGDYGEFVIKDPDEVAKLWGIRKCKPHMNYDKLSRALRYYYNKRILHKTKGKRFTYKFNFSKVVLVNYPLLDMASSPFLLAQNHFSGGASTPDCNPVTTEALQTLFPRLPDSGRGTALFDRATGAPGSEGDKLRLDSFPFLGSGAPCYSKPPSMLGPYPRNPAFDYSWGFNPYLPGALSLNNCPKLPPGSLYPSHFYPNPLHSGLSQLPHPFSSLLPPGDTAGAERAQTGGANGSAGGQAPRICIPSYPGSLLQGRTELGNLGLLVGDRERVENTNITGVGGGGIGVGLGLGLGSLGLGSGGGVQSPSDRHAGLKQDPESDSELEITDLSDCSSDNENEPDFHADQGKENRLGGRPHIPEAKTAGLGGALPPLSSLPPPISPHPLKSLVPITASPPSLPTSLSSSLTLVERHRETETPKLTHS, encoded by the exons ATGGACTGTAACTGTGTTAGTGATCTGCTGCTTACTCCACCTGTCCCAGCCCTCTGGACACCAG GCTTTGCCTTCCCAGACTGGGCCTATAAGCCAGAGTCTAGCCCTGGATCCAGGCAGATCCAGTTATGGCATTTCATCCTTGAGCTGCTTCAAAAGGAGGAGTACCAGGGGGTGATTGCCTGGCAAGGAGACTACGGAGAATTTGTGATCAAAGACCCAGATGAAGTGGCAAAACTATGGGGCATTCGCAAATGCAAACCTCACATGAACTATGACAAGCTTAGCCGTGCACTAAG GTACTATTACAACAAACGCATTTTGCACAAGACTAAAGGAAAGCGTTTTACTTACAAATTTAACTTCAGTAAGGTGGTTCTGGTAAACTACCCTCTGTTAGACATGGCCAGCTCTCCATTCCTGCTAGCCCAGAACCATTTCAGTGGAGGGGCATCAACACCAGACTGCAATCCAGTCACTACTGAG GCCTTGCAGACTTTATTTCCTCGTTTACCTGATTCAGGACGTGGAACTGCTCTGTTTGACCGTGCCACAGGAGCTCCAGGGTCAGAGGGGGATAAGCTCAGACTGGACAGTTTCCCATTTCTTGGTTCTG GTGCTCCCTGTTACTCCAAACCTCCATCTATGTTGGGTCCTTACCCTCGTAATCCTGCTTTTGACTACTCCTGGGGCTTCAACCCATACCTCCCTGGGGCATTATCACTCAATAACTGTCCTAAACTGCCCCCAGGCTCACTATACCCATCACACTTCTACCCGAATCCACTTCATTCTGGCCTATCTCAGCTTCCTCATCCCTTCTCCTCACTCCTGCCTCCTGGGGATACAGCTGGAGCAGAACGGGCTCAAACTGGAGGAGCCAATGGATCAGCAGGTGGTCAGGCTCCGCGAATCTGCATTCCATCCTACCCAGGTAGTTTACTTCAGGGACGGACTGAGCTGGGTAATTTAGGCCTACTTGTGGGTGATAGGGAACGAGTGGAGAACACTAACATCACAGGAGTAGGTGGAGGTGGGATTGGTGTGGGATTAGGCTTAGGGTTGGGATCACTGGGGTTAGGGAGCGGTGGAGGTGTGCAGAGTCCATCGGATCGGCACGCCGGACTGAAACAGGATCCAGAGTCTGATTCTGAGCTGGAAATCACAGACCTGAGTGACTGCAGCTCAGATAATGAAAACGAACCAGACTTTCATGCTGACCAAGGGAAGGAGAACAGGCTGGGTGGTCGACCTCATATCCCTGAAGCCAAAACTGCTGGGCTGGGTGGAGCCCTACCTCCGCTTTCTTCTCTTCCTCCTCCTATATCCCCTCATCCCCTGAAAAGCCTGGTGCCCATAACTGCTTCACCTCCATCTCTGCCCACATCCCTTTCTTCTTCTCTTACTTTGGTTGAGCggcacagagaaacagagactCCTAAACTTACTCATAGTTAA